One Trichoderma atroviride chromosome 7, complete sequence DNA segment encodes these proteins:
- a CDS encoding uncharacterized protein (TransMembrane:1 (i108-124o)~BUSCO:EOG092D011S), producing MATLPTRYRSSTSASTSANTNPKYVQVLQTLLDDLIHEQTSRTGDGYPDIPKLAKGLRNLAQLIAAPPASMNQDAFRLAGGFECVLDVLRGFAGYHDPRKRSQTEMMSLFKLIGAFLSVLSAAFRDHSGNKRFFRYRVAGGGWEALEQTIASIGLGGAEPDVWVSCHVFGKLLAFSLDDEALDLLCQSTAKALRSESDADTENENETSTNQNDAPENEAEDGADEQWDLVLARSVGNIGPSVREVVTAKTIIRHPELLRAVVSFWRAIPRPENSTPSPTSLIVLETILSAASVSIYNRAAIHSTGVLSQFLESAFSPQSNLAPAERDIVLALCRSLMYLGVNQPADVQFLLSAPGQEAANFFLEMTSKYTGPPFFQFDLSLHGHSSLELPTLGRSFPPQSSAGYTFTAWIRVDSFDPTAHTTIFGVFDSSQTCFVLMYLERDTHNFILQTSVFSNKPSVRFKSVTFHEKKWYHIAVVHRRPKTMSASKASLYVNGEFTEQIRCNYPHMPPLANGSTETFASFNSNQNKHNPVQAFLGTPRDLSNQSGPGLVFSRWSLASAHLFEDVLSDDYIAVHHALRPRYQGNFQDALGGFQTYEASAQLGLRNEIVHSGQDENSDILRAVRDKASSLLPESKILLGILPSATFPENVQYIDTGVLRALPRSSTRDLFRMSSKEASPLAINCAVPSLTDALFRSQGIASFRGSPIVTVPSYFDENLWRLAGFTPLALKLLEKATTVEETVHAIEIMFHCIRKSWRNSEAMERDNGYSVLGMLLRFKIGYGGSGTAGDAPTFRLSVSHEERESLAFRILSLVLGFVGYNHSDPIDSFIINPLAYRILLIDLDIWRRAGPRVQELYYKQFVTFAVNSKHHDFNSRRLIRMRIVKRLLDAMKGEAISEEVVPQFMGAFEALVRSNLSQEVMRSLSLFITYAFHLPTSIGSRTPRLSLATSRSSTPGPFKNGTRDRSDSSGLSSGTRTVSKKQLGTHVLSLYSRILCERGSFNNIKKFAKTVTNKWLLYLLADDDSETVIHGCKILARLLVVHGSAYTSKFAGKSGGFTIMANRLKRFWDLPPLWTICFCILFGQDVADVNLDSRADFHTLAEKFDKRKVVYPESLVIITSMLQHGLKDVMKYQEDPDSPATSLTPSHGLPRPSSAYETRPRASSDLVRGLEPRFPMSREKVGAHAVFLQNAIQVLQNLYERSSEFRDFALSSEWIRLLLAALYPVIVSADAVTPDVELNSRDSALTFEGNDVIIRPMGGSSMPAPIVRTTNIDLVPSPQSTPPKGTPLRRASSFVLLTAQKNVQEPKLSSLLAKPLPQQQKIVVGGFGNAILDGITDLVMRVFMDQIFVRKEFSGFGLFTKMPPGFQEHQAYFESYVLKKAISEVTNMVQTKRQGICEPRILTNLGRLCTHLCEAIFEGWFLNGAEAMIDFNGMLLEFLQRPEIAALKSVRLCSQAISTIRSCLLRTILLKLSDLDNRQTSESEAKEFMDKMAYWQMSILECLGADDEYLKLFWYQLYTKLIDDKPSIRIAAANFLRIVLVQKPEESVALMRWSSAPEQRQIVREFQKLTEIDDDAFVLWVDKHRPALDMLFFGGMAKTWEDFVSAENHRTFESAKSRLNKRKDKLKVWNMEAAAAEQTLLNHEIGNSAWMKSIYTTEYFKYQRLMQDQQDDLAFLAAGYRKMERDLQRPGAVFSVSTAPKWKLDRTEGRNRMRLRLLPDYPVGEDKYQPKAKGSQSATPTSGSALSTTPVTRDRAASASRPPTRSSALLDGANDSDLTSLSMEPEVTSENPEPVLTAEDDFELIDDPNERNEGDENFEDKNRKVRRRLEHGDQIQAAYNISRVTGLEACEGLLIVGKDALYIMDNVFQCANGDIVNVWQAPPEERDPFTQVVTGAKTLEKRQNAGGREQESRHWRWQDVISISKRRFLFRDVAIEIFFTDGRSYLFTNISTAVRDNLFSKMLNKAPHTSAAHALPNPEDAWRFDMLKGFEDSPQGLGSRLGTLFNASPWTSIMKRWQRGEISNFHYLMVVNTMAGRTFNDLTQYPVFPWILADYTSEDLDLEDPRTFRDLSKPMGAQTPNRIQGFIDTFSALEEIGQPPFHYGTHYSSAMIVSSYLIRLPPFVQSYLLVQGDSFDHADRLFQSIGDAWTSSSCNNKTDVRELIPEFFCLPEFLTNINGYDFGRRQSNGAQVNNVELPPWAKGDPKIFIAKHREALESPYVSENLHQWIDLVFGFKQRGEAAVENLNVFHNLSYAGSVDLDQIKDTNERAISAGVIHNFGQTPHQVFQKPHPPREQFKSSVKRLDTAIFSLSCLPNPLLESHERVSSLIYAPKLDRLLCASPFRLNLPPYDKYLEWGYADNSIRFFFADNRRPAGLFENLHIGQISCASFADSKTLITAGEDCVISVHALHTVPGKPVELYLKSSLFGHKTPVTAIAVGKAFSTFVTASSDGQAFLWDLNQLSFIRKLPLVRHVECAQIHNVSGDIMLCSGPNVILYSLNGALILEQNVCSDSEDYVHSCAFYEGAGNEWLENYLIFTGHRGGIVNVWRKSMARGKWTLELLRRLDHTDYNSEKGENTMAGITCISPMPTCLYTGDDDGRVYEWNFAGSRDR from the exons ATGGCGACTCTTCCCACGCGATACCGGTCGTCGACCTCGGCGTCCACTTCGGCCAACACCAACCCGAAATACGTCCAAGTCCTGCAGACATTGCTCGATGATCTTATCCACGAACAGACCTCTCGAACCGGCGATGGCTACCCCGACATCCCCAAGCTTGCCAAGGGCCTGCGAAACCTTGCCCAGCTGATAGCTGCCCCTCCGGCGTCCATGAACCAAGATGCCTTTCGACTCGCGGGGGGGTTCGAATGCGTGCTTGACGTGCTGCGTGGCTTTGCGGGCTACCATGATCCGCGGAAGCGGAGCCAGACTGAGATGATGTCATTGTTCAAGCTGATTGGAGCTTTCCTGAGCGTCTTGTCAGCTGCGTTTCGAGACCACTCTGGCAATAAGCGATTCTTCCGCTATAGAGTTGCGGGAGGCGGATGGGAAGCTCTGGAGCAGACCATCGCGAGCATTGGCTTGGGAGGCGCAGAGCCTGACGTCTGGGTCAGCTGCCATGTGTTTGGCAAGCTTCTAGCTTTCTCGCTGGACGACGAAGCTTTGGATTTACTATGCCAGTCCACCGCAAAAGCCTTACGATCGGAATCCGATGCCGACACTGAAAACGAAAACGAGACCAGTACCAACCAGAATGATGCCCCTGAAAacgaagctgaagatggagccGACGAACAATGGGATCTTGTGCTTGCGCGCTCAGTTGGGAACATCGGACCAAGCGTGCGCGAGGTTGTCACTGCCAAGACGATAATACGCCATCCAGAGCTGCTCAGAGCTGTCGTGAGCTTCTGGCGAGCTATCCCCAGGCCCGAGAATTCCACCCCGAGCCCGACGTCCCTAATCGTGCTAGAGACAATCCTCAGCGCAGCATCGGTCTCGATATACAACCGTGCCGCGATCCATTCGACTGGCGTTCTTTCGCAGTTTCTCGAGTCTGCCTTCTCGCCTCAGTCCAACCTGGCGCCGGCAGAACGCGATATCGTGTTGGCCCTATGTCGGTCGCTCATGTACCTCGGTGTGAACCAGCCTGCAGACGTCCAGTTCCTGTTGTCAGCGCCAGGCCAGGAGGCGGCCAACTTTTTCCTAGAAATGACCTCCAAATACACCGgccctccttttttccagTTTGACCTATCGCTCCATGGCCATTCTTCCTTGGAGCTCCCTACCTTGGGCCGTTCATTCCCTCCCCAGTCCTCGGCTGGATATACCTTCACGGCCTGGATACGCGTCGACTCTTTCGACCCAACCGCGCATACCACCATCTTTGGAGTCTTTGACTCCTCCCAAACTTGTTTCGTCCTCATGTACTTGGAACGAGATACCCACAACTTTATCCTTCAGACCTCAGTCTTTTCTAATAAACCCAGCGTGAGATTCAAGTCTGTGACATTTCATGAGAAGAAATGGTACCACATTGCCGTTGTTCATCGTCGACCAAAGACAATGTCCGCTAGTAAAGCATCTCTCTATGTAAATGGAGAGTTTACAGAGCAGATTCGTTGCAATTACCCGCATATGCCTCCATTGGCAAATGGAAGCACAGAAACATTTGCCTCGTTCAACTCGAATCAGAACAAGCACAATCCCGTACAAGCATTCCTCGGCACCCCTCGCGATTTGTCCAACCAGAGCGGCCCTGGCCTTGTCTTTTCGAGATGGTCATTGGCATCTGCCCATCTATTTGAAGATGTTCTCAGCGACGATTATATAGCGGTTCACCATGCGCTAAGACCGCGATACCAAGGAAACTTCCAAGACGCTCTAGGCGGATTCCAGACCTATGAGGCATCGGCTCAGCTGGGCTTGCGTAACGAGATTGTTCATTCCGGCCAGGACGAGAACTCTGATATTCTCAGAGCGGTGCGCGATAAGGCAAGCTCGCTCTTGCCCGAGTCAAAAATATTGCTCGGTATCCTCCCATCTGCCACTTTCCCAGAAAACGTGCAGTATATCGACACGGGAGTTCTCCGAGCACTCCCTCGCTCATCCACCCGTGATCTTTTCCGCATGTCAAGCAAGGAAGCATCTCCACTCGCCATCAACTGTGCGGTGCCAAGCCTCACGGATGCATTGTTCAGAAGCCAGGGGATTGCTTCCTTTAGAGGGTCTCCAATCGTGACCGTCCCTTCATATTTTGATGAGAACCTCTGGCGTCTAGCCGGTTTCACACCATTGGCTCTCAAGCTTCTAGAAAAAGCAACAACTGTCGAGGAAACTGTCCACGCCATCGAGATCATGTTCCATTGCATTCGTAAGAGTTGGAGAAATAGTGAAGCCATGGAGAGAGATAACGGATATAGCGTCTTGGGGATGCTTTTACGCTTCAAGATCGGATATGGTGGCTCTGGAACTGCCGGCGATGCGCCGACGTTCCGTCTTTCGGTCTCGCACGAAGAGCGTGAAAGCCTTGCGTTCCGCATCCTCAGCCTGGTCTTGGGATTTGTCGGATATAACCATTCCGATCCTATTGACTCTTTCATCATTAACCCCTTGGCATACcgcatcctcctcatcgacCTGGATATCTGGCGCAGAGCAGGGCCGCGCGTCCAGGAGCTCTATTATAAACAATTTGTGACTTTTGCCGTTAACAGTAAACATCATGATTTCAACAGTAGGAGGTTGATTCGCATGA GAATTGTAAAACGACTATTGGACGCCATGAAAGGCGAGGCTATCTCTGAAGAGGTCGTTCCGCAATTCATGGGGGCTTTCGAAGCCCTCGTCAGGTCCAATTTGAGTCAAGAAGTTATGAGATCCTTGTCACTTTTCATCACCTATGCTTTTCATTTGCCTACCTCCATAGGCTCACGAACACCACGACTGTCCTTGGCCACTTCAAGATCTAGCACACCCGGCCCCTTCAAGAACGGGACCCGGGATCGAAGTGATAGCAGTGGCCTGAGTAGCGGCACTAGAACTGTATCGAAAAAGCAACTTGGAACCCATGTCCTTAGTCTTTACTCTAGGATCCTTTGCGAAAGAGGCAGCTTCAATAACATCAAAAAGTTTGCCAAGACGGTAACTAATAAG TGGTTGCTGTATCTGCTTGCCGACGATGACTCTGAGACTGTCATTCATGGATGCAAAATCCTCGCTCGCCTTCTTGTTGTTCATGGATCTGCTTACACATCAAAGTTTGCTGGCAAATCTGGCGGATTTACAATCATGGCAAATCGATTAAAACGATTTTGGGACCTTCCTCCTTTATGGACCATATGCTTTTGCATCTTGTTTGGGCAGGATGTGGCTGATGTCAACCTGGATAGCAGGGCTGATTTCCATACTCTGGCTGAAAAGTTTGACAAGCGCAAAGTTGTCTATCCCGAGTCCCTGGTTATCATCACATCAATGCTTCAGCATGGTCTCAAAGACGTAATGAAGTACCAGGAAGACCCGGATTCTCCAGCTACCAGTCTTACACCATCTCACGGATTACCCAGACCGTCTTCCGCTTACGAGACAAGACCCAGAGCGAGCTCAGATCTTGTCAGAGGCTTAGAACCTAGGT TCCCAATGTCCCGAGAGAAAGTGGGTGCACACGCTGTGTTCCTTCAAAATGCCATCCAGGTTTTGCAAAATCTCTACGAGCGGTCTTCCGAATTCAGAGACTTTGCTCTCTCGTCTGAGTGGATTCGTTTGCTTTTGGCAGCTCTCTATCCGGTCATTGTTAGCGCCGATGCAGTCACACCGGACGTGGAACTGAACTCTCGAGACTCTGCTCTGACGTTTGAAGGCAACGACGTTATTATTAGACCCATGGGTGGTAGTTCTATGCCAGCACCTATTGTTAGAACGACCAACATCGACCTTGTGCCGTCACCACAGTCAACGCCGCCAAAAGGAACGCCTCTAAGACGAGCATCGTCCTTTGTGCTTTTGACTGCTCAGAAAAACGTTCAGGAGCCAAAGTTGTCTTCTCTTTTGGCAAAGCCTTTGCCTCAACAGCAAAAGATCGTTGTTGGCGGCTTTGGTAATGCCATCTTAGATGGGATAACGGACCTAGTTATGCGGGTTTTCATGGATCAAATTTTCGTCCGCAAAGAATTTTCGGGTTTCGGTCTCTTCACCAAGATGCCTCCTGGTTTCCAAGAACACCAGGCGTATTTTGAGTCATATGTTTTGAAAAAGGCAATTTCCGAGGTGACAAACATGGTCCAGACGAAGCGCCAGGGGATATGCGAGCCCAGGATTCTGACAAATCTTGGCCGGCTCTGTACTCACCTCTGCGAGGCAATCTTTGAAGGCTGGTTTCTGAACGGCGCAGAAGCCATGATTGACTTCAACGGAATGCTGCTAGAATTTCTGCAACGGCCCGAGATTGCGGCGTTGAAAAGCGTTCGTTTGTGCAGCCAAGCCATATCAACGATTCGCAGCTGCTTGTTGCGAACAATTCTGCTCAAGCTCTCCGACTTGGACAATCGACAAACGTCGGAGTCAGAGGCTAAAGAGTTCATGGACAAGATGGCTTATTGGCAAATGTCTATCCTGGAGTGCTTGGGGGCTGACGACGAATACCTAAAGCTGTTTTGGTACCAACTTTACACGAAACTCATTGACGATAAGCCATCGATTCGTATCGCTGCTGCCAATTTCCTTCGCATCGTTTTGGTACAAAAGCCCGAAGAATCAGTCGCTTTGATGCGTTGGTCTTCTGCACCGGAGCAGCGACAAATCGTTCGCGAGTTTCAGAAACTGACAGAAATAGACGACGACGCATTCGTTCTTTGGGTGGATAAGCATAGGCCGGCGTTGGACATGCTTTTTTTCGGCGGTATGGCAAAGACTTGGGAAGATTTTGTTAGCGCAGAGAACCATCGCACGTTTGAGTCTGCGAAATCTCGTCTCAACAAACGCAAAGACAAGCTGAAAGTCTGGAATATGGAGGCAGCCGCGGCGGAGCAAACTCTTCTCAACCATGAAATTGGCAACAGCGCTTGGATGAAGAGTATCTACACTACAGAGTATTTCAAATACCAACGCTTGATGCAAGATCAGCAGGATGACTTGGCCTTCCTCGCAGCAGGCTACAGGAAAATGGAACGGGATTTACAACGGCCTGGAGCAGTGTTTAGCGTGTCGACAGCACCGAAATGGAAGTTGGATCGCACAGAGGGACGAAACCGTATGCGCTTGCGACTCCTCCCTGACTATCCTGTGGGAGAAGACAAGTATCAGCCGAAAGCGAAAGGAAGTCAGTCAGCGACTCCTACGAGTGGATCCGCTTTGAGCACGACGCCAGTTACACGGGATCGagcagcctcagcaagcCGGCCGCCAACACGGTCCAGCGCCTTGTTGGATGGTGCCAATGACAGCGATTTGACATCTTTATCCATGGAGCCTGAAGTAACTTCAGAGAACCCTGAGCCTGTTCTCACAGCAGAGGACGATTTCGAGCTCATCGATGACCCCAATGAGCGAAACGAAGGCGACGAGAACTTTGAAGACAAAAATCGCAAGGTCAGGCGGCGGCTGGAGCATGGCGACCAGATACAGGCCGCCTACAACATATCCCGGGTCACAGGTCTCGAGGCATGTGAAGGCCTTTTGATAGTAGGAAAGGACGCACTTTATATCATGGATAACGTGTTCCAGTGCGCCAATGGCGATATTGTGAATGTGTGGCAAGCACCGCCAGAAGAGCGTGATCCGTTCACCCAAGTCGTAACGGGCGCGAAGACGCTcgaaaaaagacaaaacgcCGGTGGCCGAGAACAAGAGTCGAGGCATTGGAGATGGCAGGATGTTATCAGCATCTCCAAACGTCGGTTCCTTTTCCGAGACGTTGCCATCGAAATCTTCTTCACTGATGGTCGGAGCTATCTATTTACCAACATCTCTACCGCGGTCAGAGATAACTTGTTTTCGAAGATGCTAAACAAAGCACCACATACCAGTGCGGCGCATGCGCTTCCCAACCCGGAAGATGCGTGGAGGTTCGACATGCTCAAGGGGTTTGAAGATTCTCCACAAGGCTTGGGATCTAGGCTGGGAACGCTATTCAATGCATCGCCATGGACGTCCATCATGAAACGATGGCAGAGAGGTGAAATCTCCAACTTCCACTATCTAATGGTTGTCAATACCATGGCTGGACGAACCTTTAACGATTTGACCCAATATCCCGTGTTTCCGTGGATTCTGGCCGATTATACCAGCGAGGATCTTGATCTGGAAGACCCGAGAACATTCCGCGACTTGTCAAAGCCCATGGGTGCCCAAACTCCCAACCGTATCCAGGGCTTTATTGACACGTTTAGTGCCCTCGAAGAGATTGGACAGCCGCCGTTCCACTACGGCACCCATTATTCGTCTGCCATGATTGTATCCTCTTACCTCATCAGACTGCCGCCCTTTGTACAATCTTACCTACTCGTCCAAGGAGATAGCTTTGATCACGCAGATCGTTTGTTCCAGTCGATTGGCGATGCGTGGACTTCATCATCGTGTAACAACAAGACAGACGTCCGAGAGCTGATTCCCGAATTCTTTTGTCTTCCCGAATTCTTGACCAACATCAATGGGTACGATTTTGGACGTCGCCAGAGCAATGGTGCCCAGGTCAATAATGTCGAGCTTCCGCCCTGGGCCAAGGGCGACCCTAAAATCTTTATTGCTAAGCATCGCGAAGCGCTGGAGAGCCCGTACGTGAGCGAGAACCTGCATCAATGGATTGACTTGGTATTTGGATTCAAGCAGCGAGGCGAAGCAGCTGTGGAAAATCTCAACGTTTTCCATAACCTTTCGTATGCGGGCTCGGTCGATTTGGACCAGATTAAAGATACCAATGAGCGGGCTATATCTGCCGGTGTTATTCACAATTTCGGTCAAACGCCGCATCAAGTGTTCCAGAAGCCGCATCCGCCGCGAGAGCAATTCAAATCATCCGTTAAGCGTCTGGATACAGCCATTTTCTCTCTGTCATGCCTGCCGAATCCGCTGTTGGAAAGCCACGAGAGGGTCTCGTCGCTTATTTACGCGCCAAAACTGGACCGCCTGCTGTGTGCGTCGCCATTCCGTCTTAACCTCCCGCCATATGACAAGTATTTGGAATGGGGATATGCGGATAACAGTAttcgtttcttctttgctgacAATCGCCGGCCGGCGGGTCTGTTTGAAAACCTCCACATTGGCCAGATTTCTTGCGCTTCCTTTGCTGACTCCAAGACACTGATTACCGCTGGAGAGGACTGTGTGATTTCGGTACATGCCCTGCATACGGTGCCTGGAAAGCCTGTGGAGTTGTATCTGAAATCGAGCTTGTTCGGTCACAAGACTCCGGTGACTGCCATTGCAGTGGGCAAAGCCTTTAGCACTTTTGTCACGGCTTCATCGGATGGCCAGGCTTTCTTGTGGGATCTCAACCAACTCTCATTCATCCGAAAGCTGCCTCTTGTGCGACACGTGGAATGTGCGCAGATTCACAATGTATCTGGCGATATCATGCTGTGCTCGGGACCCAACGTGATTCTCTACTCTCTAAACGGCGCCCTCATTTTGGAACAGAATGTATGCTCAGATTCCGAAGATTACGTCCATTCCTGCGCTTTTTACGAAGGCGCAGGGAACGAGTGGCTTGAGAATTACCTCATCTTTACGGGACATCGCGGAGGCATTGTCAATGTGTGGCGCAAGAGCATGGCAAGAGGGAAGTGGACTCTGGAGCTGTTGCGGCGCCTGGATCATACTGATTATAATAGCGAAAAGGGGGAGAATACGATGGCGGGAATCACTTGTATTAGCCCGATGCCAACGTGTCTCTACACCggggatgatgatgggcgAGTG TATGAGTGGAATTTCGCGGGTAGTAGAGACAGGTAG
- a CDS encoding uncharacterized protein (EggNog:ENOG41~TransMembrane:1 (i78-96o)), which produces MYLHRSSSQKPARRAEVLPRRRKSITTKPHRHPNSSAPIPQSSRSRRLQSEPHLTMSAPLFWSTPLKYCSWAARERPAFFWSVVVGAAGPILIPIVPPIRHMLGDVDPAPIPVTYPVPAGPRKQVTGYDD; this is translated from the exons ATGTATCTCCATCGCAGCAGCTCCCAAAAACCCGCCCGCCGTGCCGAGGTTCTGCCGAGGCGCCGCAAGAGCATCACGACGAAACCTCATCGTCACCCGAACAGCTCTGCTCCAATTCCGCAATCCTCAAGATCCCGCAGACTCCAGTCTGAACCACA CCTCACAATGTCCGCTCCCCTCTTCTGGTCAACGCCCCTCAAGTACTGCAGCTGGGCAGCCCGCGAGCGTCCCGCCTTCTTCTGgtccgtcgtcgtcggagcCGCCGGTCCTATCCTGATTCCCATCGTTCCTCCCATCCGCCACATGCTCGGCGATGTCGACCCTGCGCCGATTCCCGTGACTTATCCCG TCCCCGCCGGCCCTCGCAAACAAGTAACAGGCTACGACGACTAA